Genomic window (Planctomicrobium piriforme):
TCGATCTGGTCGCGGTCGATGTCATCCGAAAGTTCGAATGCACGTTCGTAGACGCGGGGACGGGCGTCGCCGGAGACAAGGCGCGATCCGGCCGGCTGGGGCAAAACCGCGTTTCCGGTGACGCTCAGAACATTCCGTTCCAGCGAGACTTCGACGCCGGATTGGTCGACGCCGGGCATCTCGACCTGCAGCAGGAAGTGGTGTTCATACTCGATCAGATCGACCGCTGGCCGGATCTGGACTGGCGCGGGGCGCTGTCGATTGGCCGGTTCCTGCTGGGTCTGGGGAGCGTTTTCCGTTGTTTGTGTCGCAGTGGTATTCATATGTGAAACTCCGTGAGTCGTGTTCGAAAGAAAGTTGTTGGACCAGTGATGGTCGGGACAGGAATCAGCCCTGTTTGACGCACAATTTCTGGGGCTGCACTTCGGCCGGTTTCTGGATCGAGAAACGCAGCACGCCGTTGGAGTAGGTCGTCTCGGCGAGGTTGGGGTCGATCGCAAAGGGAAGCCGGAATTCGGCTGTTTGCGTTGCAACATCCCGCTCCCGCAAACGCCAGGTCGCATTGCTTTGCGGCTGCTCATCGGACTTGAAACCAATGCTCAGTAGATCGCGTTCGACGTTGATGTCGAAGCTCTCAGCCGAGCGTCCAGGCAGGTCGAGCTCGATGACGACTCCGGCATCGCTGACCCAGAATCGGGGTTGGAGGCTGGAAGCCGCGCTGACCGAAGGCAAGCTGCCTGGCAGGACCTGGAAGTCCTGCAACAGTGCTTCCCACGGCGATCGGGGCAGGGAATTCAACAAACGCTGAACTCGATTGGCAGTAACCATCTGGAAACCTCCTCATTTGGAAAAAGCCATAATGGCTGAAATGTCAGGAATCGGACTCTGTCGCCATGACCTATGCAGAGCTCGTACCAAACTACAGTTCGTGTGTTGTTCAATTTCGTAAAACCAAGAATTGAAATTCTTTATGGACACTATATGAAATTCGCATGGTTCGTCTGCGAGACCTTGAACTGCCAAAAAGGCGTCTGCTTTTAGAGAGACAAGTGGCCTTTTAGGCATGATTCTGGTGAGGAAAGCTGGGGTGACCGCGCTTGCTGTACGCCTGATGACGGAGGAATTTGGTGAATGGCGGGATTACGCCTGCCGTCCCCAACTGGGCCGCAATCGGGATCGGCGAGCAGGTCGATAATGCGAGAGTCGGCTTGGATGCCCTTTCCTCTCGCATGACGCGTGCTGTCATGTCCGCTCACTTTGCTGGTTCTGCCCACGTTGGCGGTCGCCGTCGGCGTCGCCTCGCGCAGGAGGCCGTTGCAGAACGGGTCGCCTCGCCAGGCGGTCGCGCTGCGCGGGCGTCTCGTGATGTCGATGTTCCAGTGGTTTCGGAGACTCTGCCTGTCCGTCGCCGGGCAAGCTTGGTTCCGCGAACCTGGTGGCTGATCGGCGGTCTCGCGGCGCTCAATCTCATTGTCTGTGCCGCACTGTTGTGGCTGGGCATCTCAGGCTGGGCAGAACAGCGGGGATTGCAGGAACTTCTGGATCTGAATCACGGGCCCGCGCTGCGGTACTACAGTCTCGTGCAACTGCTGATCGCGTCGCAGCTCAGCTTCCTGATCTACTGGCACCGTTCCCAGAGCCGCAAAGACTTTATGGGACGTTACCGCGTCTGGGGTTGGGCGGGCGTGTTCTGGGGCGTCGTCTGTCTGGCGCGTGCCACGGGAACCCAGCTCGACATGGTGCAGGCGCTGCTGGCCCGCGTGCAACTGGATGCCTGGCGGCCGGAGACGGTGTCGTGGCTGTTGCCGCTTTCGGTGGGGTATGTGGCACTGTACCGTTTACTGCGCCGCGAACTGCGGCTCTCGCGTCCCAGCTTGATGACCTGGGAATTCACGTTCGGCCTGGGACTGATCGGGGCGAGCCTCGTCCTGGGGCTCGATAGCCTGCTGCCCATTTCAGTTCGTTC
Coding sequences:
- a CDS encoding Hsp20/alpha crystallin family protein yields the protein MNTTATQTTENAPQTQQEPANRQRPAPVQIRPAVDLIEYEHHFLLQVEMPGVDQSGVEVSLERNVLSVTGNAVLPQPAGSRLVSGDARPRVYERAFELSDDIDRDQIDAQVRNGLLTLTLPKSNRARKTTLTVKAG
- a CDS encoding Hsp20/alpha crystallin family protein, which translates into the protein MVTANRVQRLLNSLPRSPWEALLQDFQVLPGSLPSVSAASSLQPRFWVSDAGVVIELDLPGRSAESFDINVERDLLSIGFKSDEQPQSNATWRLRERDVATQTAEFRLPFAIDPNLAETTYSNGVLRFSIQKPAEVQPQKLCVKQG